The following coding sequences are from one Salvia hispanica cultivar TCC Black 2014 chromosome 3, UniMelb_Shisp_WGS_1.0, whole genome shotgun sequence window:
- the LOC125209051 gene encoding BRASSINOSTEROID INSENSITIVE 1-associated receptor kinase 1-like, whose protein sequence is MDRWSMGMILRVAYLCLVLVFAGFLQVSANVEGDALNALKTNLADPNNVLQSWDPTLVNPCTWFHVTCNSDNFVTRVDLGNANLSGQLVPQLGQLLSLQYLELYSNNISGRVPPELGNLTDLVSLDLYLNKLTGPIPDTLYKLQRLRFLRLNNNSLTEHIPFSLTTINTLQVLDLSNNNLTGPIPTNGSFQLFTPISFQGNQLEALPPPPPTVPPTTPSGSGVGNSATGAIAGGVAAAAAFLFAVPAIALAWYRRRKPQDHFFDVPAEEDPEVHLGQLKRFSLRELQVATDNFSNHNILGRGGFGKVYKGRLADGTLVAVKRLKEERTQGGELQFQTEVEMISMAVHRNLLRLRGFCMTPTERLLVYPYMSNGSVASCLRERKESQPPLDWLTRKHIALGSARGLAYLHDHCDPKIIHRDVKAANILLDEDFEAVVGDFGLAKLMDYKDTHVTTAVRGTIGHIAPEYLSTGKSSEKTDVFGYGVMLLELITGQRAFDLARLANDDDVMLLDWVKGLLKDSRLEPLVDQDLEGNYIKEEVEQLIQVALLCTQGSPMERPKMSEVVRMLEGDGLAERWEEWQKEEMFRQEVNHHTNLGTEWIIMDSMSNVRPDELSGPR, encoded by the exons GGGATGCTTTGAATGCGCTGAAGACTAATTTGGCCGATCCTAATAATGTTCTTCAGAGTTGGGATCCGACCCTTGTCAATCCTTGTACTTGGTTTCATGTCACATGCAATAGTGACAATTTTGTTACGCGTGT TGATCTTGGAAATGCAAATTTGTCTGGCCAACTGGTTCCACAGCTTGGTCAGCTCCTTTCTTTACAGTACTT GGAACTTTACAGCAATAATATTAGTGGAAGGGTTCCACCTGAGCTTGGAAACTTGACCGACTTGGTTAGCTTGGATCTTTATCTGAATAAACTAACTGGTCCAATCCCAGACACACTGTACAAGCTTCAGAGACTACGTTTCTT GAGGCTCAACAACAACAGTCTGACAGAACATATACCCTTTTCTCTGACTACCATCAATACACTTCAAGTCCT TGATCTGTCAAATAACAATCTCACAGGACCAATTCCAACTAATGGATCTTTCCAACTTTTCACTCCTATCAG TTTTCAAGGTAATCAATTGGAAGCTcttcctccaccaccacctacAGTTCCACCGACAACCCCATCTGGTTCTGGAG TTGGCAACAGTGCTACTGGAGCAATTGCAGGAGGAGTTGCTGCAGCAGCTGCCTTTCTATTTGCTGTTCCTGCGATCGCACTTGCTTGGTACCGAAGACGGAAGCCACAAGATCATTTCTTTGACGTTCCTG CTGAGGAGGATCCTGAAGTTCACCTGGGTCAGCTCAAAAGATTTTCCCTACGCGAACTCCAAGTTGCTACAGATAATTTCAGTAACCATAATATTCTTGGGAGAGGTGGATTTGGTAAGGTTTACAAGGGCCGATTGGCAGATGGTACCCTAGTGGCCGTCAAAAGACTAAAAGAAGAGCGTACTCAAGGTGGAGAGCTACAATTTCAAACAGAAGTAGAGATGATCAGCATGGCTGTACACAGGAATTTACTCCGTTTACGTGGATTTTGTATGACTCCTACTGAAAGGCTTCTTGTTTACCCTTACATGTCTAATGGAAGTGTTGCATCATGCTTACGAG agCGAAAAGAGTCACAACCTCCTCTTGATTGGCTAACAAGGAAACACATAGCACTGGGTTCTGCTAGAGGACTTGCTTATTTGCATGATCACTGCGACCCAAAAATCATTCATCGTGATGTCAAAGCTGCCAATATATTGTTGGATGAGGACTTTGAAGCAGTTGTTGGTGACTTTGGGCTGGCCAAACTCATGGACTACAAGGATACTCATGTAACTACAGCTGTGCGTGGAACAATCGGTCACATAGCTCCTGAATACCTGTCTACTGGAAAATCATCCGAGAAAACTGATGTATTTGGTTACGGGGTCATGCTTCTTGAACTCATCACTGGGCAAAGAGCTTTTGATCTTGCTCGACTTGCTAATGATGACGACGTCATGCTACTGGATTGG GTGAAAGGACTTCTCAAGGACAGTAGATTGGAACCATTGGTCGACCAAGACCTCGAAGGGAATTACATTAAAGAAGAGGTGGAGCAGCTTATCCAAGTGGCTCTGCTTTGCACGCAGGGTTCTCCGATGGAACGCCCCAAAATGTCGGAAGTAGTGAGGATGTTGGAAGGCGATGGGTTGGCCGAGAGGTGGGAGGAGTGGCAGAAGGAAGAGATGTTCCGTCAGGAGGTCAACCACCACACGAATTTGGGAACTGAATGGATCATCATGGACTCCATGTCGAACGTCCGTCCCGACGAACTGTCCGGGCCGAGATGA
- the LOC125209200 gene encoding protein RAE1-like, with protein MPKSNPNRSTEVVQPPTDSISSLSFSPKTNLFVATSWDNQVRCWEVKVSGTKLSTVHKALVSHDEPVLCSAWKDDGTAFFSGGCDNQVKMWALASEGRPVTVAVHDAPVKEVSWIPETNLLVTGSWDSTLRYWDLRQQTPTWVQRLPDLCYALAVQHPLVVVGTADRNIIVFNLQSPQTEYRRFLSPLKHQTRCLAAFPDKQGFLVGLIEGKVSVHHLDESQSDKNDIFKCHRHGNEIYSVNSLKFHPRHHTFATAGSDGVFNFWDKDAKQKRKLTNMLRCNQPITCSSFNRDGSIYAYAICYDWSKGAQNYNPATATTKIYLHQPREGDVKPRVSPDGRK; from the exons ATGCCTAAATCCAATCCCAACCGTTCCACTGAG GTGGTTCAACCTCCTACTGATTCCATCTCTAGCCTCAGCTTCAGTCCCAAAACAAATCTTTTTGTGGCTACTTCATGGGATAATCAG GTTCGATGTTGGGAGGTGAAGGTATCCGGGACCAAACTCAGCACTGTGCATAAGGCATTAGTATCACACGACGAGCCG GTATTGTGCTCTGCCTGGAAAGATGACGGGACGGCCTTCTTTTCCGGAGGCTGTGACAACCAAGTTAAGATGTGGGCATTAGCGTCCGAGGGGCGGCCTGTTACAGTGGCCGTGCATGATGCTCCTGTTAAAGAAGTTTCTTGGATCCCAGAGACGAACCTCTTAGTCACCGGAAGCTGGGACAGCACGTTAAG GTATTGGGATCTGAGACAGCAAACTCCAACGTGGGTACAACGACTTCCAGATCTTTGCTATGCACTTGCAGTTCAGCATCCTCTCGTGGTTGTTGGAACAGCTGACAGAAATATAATCGTCTTCAATCTGCAGAGCCCTCAG ACTGAGTATAGAAGATTTTTGTCACCCCTCAAGCACCAGACAAGGTGTTTGGCTGCTTTTCCTGATAAACAAGGCTTCTTG gTTGGTTTGATCGAAGGAAAAGTTAGCGTGCATCATCTTGATGAGTCGCAATCggataaaaatgatatattcaAATGTCACAGGCATGGCAATGAGATTTACTCTGTCAACTCGCTGAAATTTCACCCG AGACATCACACATTTGCTACTGCTGGATCTGATGGAGTGTTCAACTTTTGGGACAAAGATGCGAAGCAGAAGCGGAAGCTCACG AATATGTTAAGATGCAATCAACCAATAACTTGCAGCAGTTTTAACCGCGATGGTTCTATATATGCATATGCG ATCTGTTATGATTGGAGCAAGGGGGCACAAAATTATAATCCCGCAACAGCAACGACCAAGATATACCTCCATCAGCCCCGG GAAGGCGATGTCAAACCGCGTGTTTCACCAGATGGTAGAAAGTGA